The Terriglobus tenax genome contains a region encoding:
- a CDS encoding TolB-like translocation protein, with translation MNRRQFTAGAASALALRAFAQTPNPLTKWKGKLKIVPATPESDRHSIHSYFNVSPESPDGKWLLYYSSGVANGESGDIRILNRKSGEVKIIASNITTEDAHRVACQQWVANGKKIVFHDFREGSTAVVCIDLQTGKEKVLANDRLVWWGAPSGVLVPLYGKQWNPGKYPDLQFANVETGEITTIVKAADVRAQYPEQVKKEFGDKPISICFPAMSPDGSRVFFKLAVAEINPDGNFRSPSNSYRETIVCYDVRARKFLFIEPRWGHPAWLADSRRIINYGPVLTDSNTGIDTKIPGVPGFPGSHPSATPDQKLFVTDVDLSKQEKVPGLWGVAVGLLEGGDSTIIHRFDNAHGATTWRHNHPHPVSSPDNQRIYFNVNAGTWTRLFVAQAG, from the coding sequence ATGAACCGGCGTCAATTTACTGCGGGAGCCGCCAGCGCTTTGGCACTCAGGGCCTTTGCGCAAACACCAAATCCACTCACGAAGTGGAAAGGAAAGCTGAAGATTGTCCCGGCAACGCCGGAGAGCGATCGTCACTCTATCCACAGCTACTTCAATGTCTCTCCGGAAAGTCCGGACGGGAAGTGGCTGCTCTATTACAGCTCTGGAGTCGCGAATGGCGAGTCCGGCGACATCCGGATATTGAACCGCAAGTCCGGCGAAGTAAAGATCATCGCCTCGAACATTACAACCGAGGACGCACACCGCGTGGCGTGCCAGCAGTGGGTGGCAAATGGAAAGAAGATCGTCTTCCATGATTTCCGCGAGGGTTCCACTGCAGTGGTTTGCATCGATCTGCAAACTGGCAAAGAGAAGGTGCTGGCAAATGATCGTCTGGTGTGGTGGGGAGCGCCTTCCGGCGTGCTTGTGCCGCTCTACGGAAAGCAGTGGAATCCCGGCAAATATCCTGACCTGCAGTTTGCCAACGTTGAGACGGGTGAGATCACAACCATCGTCAAGGCTGCTGATGTCCGTGCGCAGTATCCGGAGCAGGTGAAGAAAGAATTTGGCGACAAGCCCATCTCTATCTGTTTTCCCGCGATGAGTCCCGATGGAAGCCGTGTGTTCTTCAAACTCGCGGTGGCTGAAATCAATCCCGATGGAAACTTCAGGTCTCCTTCAAACTCTTATCGCGAGACCATTGTCTGCTACGACGTACGTGCGAGGAAGTTTCTCTTTATCGAGCCGCGATGGGGACATCCGGCGTGGCTTGCGGACTCGCGCCGCATCATCAACTATGGCCCTGTGCTCACCGATAGCAACACCGGCATCGACACAAAGATTCCCGGCGTTCCGGGATTTCCGGGATCACACCCTTCAGCCACTCCAGACCAGAAGTTGTTTGTGACGGATGTTGATCTTTCGAAGCAGGAGAAGGTGCCAGGCCTGTGGGGCGTTGCAGTAGGCCTGCTTGAAGGTGGAGATTCGACGATCATTCATCGTTTCGACAATGCTCACGGGGCGACTACATGGCGTCACAACCACCCTCACCCCGTTTCCAGCCCAGACAATCAACGGATTTATTTCAACGTCAACGCGGGCACTTGGACGCGGCTCTTTGTCGCTCAGGCCGGATAA